The Deinococcota bacterium genome contains the following window.
AGCTCGGCCTCGAGCGTCGCCAGGCGGGCGCGGTCGTCCTGGGAGACCGACTTGGCGGGGATGCGCGCCATCAGGGCGACGGTCGCCTCGATGTCCTCGGCCCCCAAGCACGCGCGCCTAGCTCCCGCCGCCAGCAGCGCCTGCGCCGCGCCGGCCTCGTCGAGCACGTCGATGGCGGCGTCGGGCAGGCGCCGGTCGGCGAGATAGCGGGCCGCCAGCAGGGCCGCGCTCACCAGGGCCTCGTCGCTGTAGCGCAAGCCGTAGTGCGCCTCGAAGCGCGACCTGAGGCCTTGCAGGATAGCCAGGGTCTCGTCGTGGCTGGGCTCGAGCACGTCGATCTTCTGAAAGCGGCGGGCGAGAGCGCGGTCCTTCTCAAAGGCCTTGTGTTCCTGGAAGGTAGTCGCGCCGATGCAGCGCAGGCCGCGGCTGAGGACCGGCTTGAGCAGGTTCGAGGCGTCCATGCTGCCGCCGGCGGTGGCGCCGGCGCCGACGATGGTGTGGATCTCATCGATGAAGAGCAGCGCGTTCGTTCTCTCCAGGGCGGCCAGGACGGCCCTCAGGCGCTCCTCGAAGTCACCCCGGTAGCGGCTGCCGGCCAAGAGGCTGCCGAGGTCGAGCGCGTAGAGCTTGGCGCCGCGCAGGGCCCCCGGCACCTCGCCGGTGACGAGGCACTGGGCTAAGCCCCCGAGCAGCGCCGTCTTGCCCACGCCCGGGTCGCCCACCAGCAGCGGGTTGTTCTTGTTGCGCCTGGACAGCACCTGGAGAACGCGCGTCAGCTCCCGCTCGCGCCCCACCAGCGGGTCGAGCTCGCCGGCTTCGGCCTGCGCGGTGAGGTCTAGGCAGTAGGCCGCCAGCGGCTCGGCCGCCGCGCCTCCGGCGGGCTCGTCCACCCCGGCC
Protein-coding sequences here:
- a CDS encoding AAA family ATPase codes for the protein AGVDEPAGGAAAEPLAAYCLDLTAQAEAGELDPLVGRERELTRVLQVLSRRNKNNPLLVGDPGVGKTALLGGLAQCLVTGEVPGALRGAKLYALDLGSLLAGSRYRGDFEERLRAVLAALERTNALLFIDEIHTIVGAGATAGGSMDASNLLKPVLSRGLRCIGATTFQEHKAFEKDRALARRFQKIDVLEPSHDETLAILQGLRSRFEAHYGLRYSDEALVSAALLAARYLADRRLPDAAIDVLDEAGAAQALLAAGARRACLGAEDIEATVALMARIPAKSVSQDDRARLATLEAELSGTVFGQPRAVSEVAGAIKLARSGLRDPAKPIGSFLFAGPTGVGKTELARGLAASLGVPLLRFDMSEYMEKHSVARLIGAPPGYVGFDQGGLLSDAVLQNPHAVLLLDEIEKAHADLFSLLLQVMDYGRLTDHNGRGVDFRSVALIMTTNAGAAEASQNAVGFGGGLREDESLEAIKRLFTPEFRNRLDAIVPFSPLDPPVMASIVDKFLAELQRQLLEREVELTVTPAAKALLLRRGFDPLYGARPLARLIQELLKKPLADAVLFGSLKDGGRVRADARGEDLHLEA